One part of the Paraglaciecola sp. L3A3 genome encodes these proteins:
- a CDS encoding glycoside hydrolase family 16 protein: MNKAARNIAQLVVCASAMTLLGCGGGAETNTVSNAVDPTKPVSDWQMVWSDEFDGASIDNNKWTHEINCDGGGNLEQQCYTDSAENSFIQDGMLNIVALPAVEGADKPYTSARLITQYKADFKYGRIEMRAKAPSGQGSWPAFWMMPTDSEYGGWPRSGEIDIFESVNLGVSDDEGNVETAIHGTLHYGKSWPNNSSSGKSYSLPDGLNPADDFHTYAVEWQEGEIRWYMDDYLYATQRQSEVRYKASGEAVGLAHTGWFTEYFDQTTGELVTHWDSAPFDKEFFLILNFAVGGDWPENVNNLGVDADAFATGDNAFEVDYVRVYECAINPETGKGCETVRGGYDSFDDALVEGKAPGIGGGVATNLTIFADRANPIWPVWDCCGGSTPTIEQDSENGAVAQFTIGEAPTVMGFNSRLSTAFGTEPFDASPLEETGFVSFDMKIIDSPIDTAASWYVKLESADAASAADFQLTESIEGVAPVSGQWQTFTFPLQDFSNKGLDLSQLDIVMVFPTWGQGEGAVYQIDNVKIAQPLAELVLFDDAANADWPAWDCCTGTTPAEVMDDAEHGLAIEFSITGETVMGFSAGDDVFFDASSIVSGGMVSFDMKLMTAPTDTSSVWKFKIEAGGTTSVVELDLIDGSAGVEPVIGEWQTYMFSIAALQDAGLDVSQIDVVMVFPAWGTGAGATYRIDNAKIYSPEAAKLTLLEDSLAEHWTIWDCCAGSTPNTVIDDEAHGVTAEFSVNGDTVMGFLANDDVYFDATSAVETGVVSFDMKVIASPDDATSVWKFKVESGDTSSEVELDLVEGSAEVEPVVGEWKTYSFTLKALQNAGLDVSQIDVIMIYPAWGSGTGAVYRVDNAYIGNP; this comes from the coding sequence ATGAATAAAGCAGCTCGAAATATCGCCCAATTAGTGGTTTGCGCATCAGCAATGACATTACTTGGTTGTGGAGGAGGAGCCGAAACAAATACGGTTTCAAATGCAGTTGACCCAACAAAGCCTGTTTCAGATTGGCAAATGGTTTGGAGTGATGAATTTGACGGGGCGTCAATTGATAACAACAAGTGGACGCACGAAATAAACTGTGACGGCGGCGGTAATTTGGAGCAGCAATGTTACACAGATAGCGCTGAAAACTCGTTCATACAAGACGGTATGTTAAATATTGTTGCCTTACCGGCAGTTGAAGGTGCTGATAAGCCCTATACCTCAGCAAGATTAATTACCCAATATAAAGCCGATTTTAAGTATGGCCGTATAGAAATGCGCGCTAAAGCGCCTTCTGGGCAAGGTAGTTGGCCTGCATTTTGGATGATGCCAACAGATTCAGAATATGGAGGTTGGCCAAGATCGGGTGAAATAGATATTTTTGAATCTGTAAATTTAGGTGTTAGTGATGATGAAGGTAATGTTGAAACTGCAATCCACGGCACACTGCATTATGGAAAATCTTGGCCTAACAATTCATCATCAGGTAAATCATATAGCTTACCTGATGGATTAAACCCCGCAGATGACTTTCATACCTATGCCGTAGAGTGGCAAGAAGGTGAAATTCGCTGGTATATGGATGATTATTTATATGCCACTCAACGTCAATCTGAAGTGCGTTATAAAGCATCAGGTGAAGCGGTTGGATTAGCTCATACTGGTTGGTTCACAGAATACTTTGATCAAACTACTGGTGAGTTAGTCACACATTGGGATAGTGCTCCTTTTGATAAAGAATTCTTTTTGATCCTCAACTTTGCTGTTGGTGGTGATTGGCCTGAAAATGTGAATAATTTGGGTGTAGATGCCGATGCATTTGCTACTGGCGACAACGCATTCGAAGTCGACTATGTGCGTGTATACGAATGTGCGATTAACCCAGAAACCGGTAAAGGTTGTGAAACAGTTAGAGGCGGTTACGATAGCTTTGATGATGCACTTGTTGAAGGCAAAGCGCCAGGTATTGGCGGTGGTGTAGCAACTAACCTAACTATTTTTGCTGATAGAGCAAACCCAATTTGGCCTGTTTGGGATTGTTGTGGTGGTTCAACTCCAACAATCGAACAAGATTCAGAAAATGGTGCAGTCGCACAATTCACTATTGGTGAAGCCCCTACAGTAATGGGTTTTAACTCACGTCTATCAACGGCCTTTGGTACTGAACCGTTTGATGCATCACCTCTAGAAGAAACTGGCTTTGTATCATTTGATATGAAGATCATTGATTCTCCTATTGATACTGCAGCATCTTGGTATGTGAAACTAGAAAGTGCTGACGCTGCCTCTGCAGCTGACTTCCAATTAACAGAAAGTATTGAAGGCGTTGCACCTGTTTCTGGTCAATGGCAAACCTTTACTTTCCCACTCCAAGATTTTTCAAATAAAGGATTAGATTTATCTCAGTTAGATATTGTTATGGTCTTTCCTACATGGGGGCAAGGTGAAGGTGCTGTTTATCAAATAGACAACGTCAAAATTGCTCAACCTTTAGCTGAGCTAGTACTTTTTGACGATGCGGCAAATGCTGATTGGCCTGCATGGGATTGTTGTACTGGAACAACGCCTGCTGAGGTCATGGATGATGCCGAACATGGTTTAGCCATCGAGTTCTCGATAACTGGTGAGACAGTGATGGGATTCTCAGCTGGAGATGATGTGTTCTTTGATGCTAGCAGTATTGTTAGTGGCGGCATGGTTAGTTTTGACATGAAGCTGATGACAGCGCCTACGGACACCTCTTCAGTTTGGAAATTTAAAATTGAAGCTGGGGGAACTACAAGTGTTGTGGAATTAGACTTAATCGACGGTTCTGCTGGTGTTGAACCCGTTATTGGCGAATGGCAAACCTATATGTTTTCAATTGCAGCACTACAAGATGCTGGTCTAGATGTTAGTCAAATTGACGTAGTCATGGTTTTCCCTGCATGGGGCACAGGGGCTGGCGCAACTTATCGTATTGATAATGCGAAAATTTATAGCCCTGAAGCCGCTAAATTAACATTACTTGAAGATAGCTTAGCTGAACATTGGACTATCTGGGATTGTTGTGCAGGTTCGACTCCTAATACTGTGATTGATGATGAAGCTCATGGTGTTACGGCTGAATTTTCGGTGAATGGCGATACAGTCATGGGATTCCTTGCTAATGATGACGTTTATTTTGATGCAACAAGTGCAGTTGAAACTGGAGTTGTGAGTTTTGATATGAAAGTTATTGCGTCACCAGACGATGCGACATCTGTCTGGAAGTTTAAAGTTGAATCAGGAGACACTAGTTCTGAAGTAGAACTTGATCTTGTTGAAGGTTCAGCGGAAGTAGAACCTGTTGTTGGCGAATGGAAAACCTACTCATTTACTTTAAAGGCACTACAAAATGCCGGATTAGATGTCAGCCAGATTGATGTAATTATGATTTACCCAGCATGGGGATCAGGTACTGGGGCTGTGTACCGTGTAGATAATGCTTACATCGGTAATCCTTAA
- a CDS encoding TonB-dependent receptor — MKHSIFTKTQVALSLSSIFAVAASQTLYAQESSSNQLQTADSEVIEVRGIRGSLLRSMNLKRDASGVMDVISAEDMGKFPDTNLAESLQRITGVTVSRANGEGSQITVRGFGPEFNLITLNGRQMPGTGNSRSYSLENLSSEGVTALEVQKTARAELPSGGLGATVNIVTTKPLASPGEKYSISGKTIMDTSNEEGNDVTPELSAVYSNTFADETFGVAFSFNHHRRDFQQQSAGIQGWQANVDLPELAAENVIDARPLDADGNPSGDYFFPRNMGYTIENTQRERTNGQVTLQYAPIDDLVISLDYTMTDAITGRNSIGWGMWNDYGGNINAYELDENGTAIFTDISGNDGSYTATRATTEVKEKSIGLNLAWQATNNLSLTLDYHDSTSETDNGADDGLGSEGSLNLGSDQLITKTYDYRTGDVPSAQIFWKNGTTELSPGEIDSHFSQFIHSPGKSEVEQLQIDGSWDNTFDIPLVSVDFGIARTEQTMSGSNAWSGLIGGFLFNPAWPEIFPDGMFTRNSTDDFLSAIDGGGADLTPNYYYTFDFDEVVARSEAFLTNDVLGGDDYFATDAYHPMGTYSESSVTEETSSIYVQSLWEFDLADFFVQMNVGVRYEETDVTSSVLQQVPTSVWWKGGSEWHTQYLDGDSNFLELEGEHDVLLPMFDFKIDLTDDLVGRFSWGKTIARAPLGNLAGGRQLSGSPKIGSRNGSEGNTNLQPFESTNLDLSLEYYYGEGSYAAIGYFKKDVKNFIGSQIVSTTIEGFNDIYKGPRWLQAEADLVADGVQATNDAIFAQMQANGATLNAQGYIEPEAGDPLIEWDISRPYNSPDTKTVDGFELAVQHLIGDTGFGLGANATFVDGDVEFDVTSLTQQTPLTGLSDSANFQGFYEKHGLSVKVTYAWRDEYLIGVGQNQGSSDNPPQFAKAFGQWDVSVNYDLNENLTVFFDGINLNNETEEGYGRYEEQFLFAREYGPRYIVGARYSFK; from the coding sequence ATGAAACATTCAATTTTTACGAAAACACAAGTGGCTTTAAGTCTTTCTTCTATATTTGCGGTTGCCGCAAGTCAGACATTATATGCTCAAGAGTCTAGTTCTAATCAATTACAAACCGCCGATTCTGAAGTCATCGAAGTACGTGGTATTAGAGGCAGTTTATTACGCTCTATGAATTTGAAGCGAGATGCTTCTGGTGTGATGGACGTTATTTCTGCGGAAGACATGGGGAAATTTCCTGATACTAATTTGGCAGAGTCTTTACAGCGTATTACCGGCGTAACCGTTAGCCGAGCAAATGGTGAGGGTAGTCAAATTACAGTACGTGGTTTTGGCCCTGAATTTAATTTGATTACCTTAAACGGACGGCAAATGCCTGGTACAGGTAACTCACGTTCTTATAGCTTAGAAAATCTATCTTCTGAAGGTGTCACTGCTCTTGAAGTACAAAAAACAGCTCGTGCTGAATTGCCAAGTGGTGGTTTAGGTGCAACAGTAAATATTGTTACTACTAAACCATTGGCCAGCCCTGGTGAAAAGTATTCTATTTCGGGTAAAACTATAATGGATACATCAAATGAAGAAGGAAATGATGTTACACCTGAATTATCAGCTGTTTATAGCAACACCTTTGCTGATGAAACATTTGGTGTAGCCTTTTCGTTTAATCACCATAGGCGTGATTTTCAACAGCAATCAGCTGGTATTCAAGGTTGGCAGGCTAATGTAGATTTGCCTGAATTAGCCGCTGAAAACGTGATTGATGCAAGGCCTCTAGATGCCGACGGTAATCCTAGTGGCGATTATTTCTTTCCAAGGAATATGGGTTATACCATTGAAAACACACAGCGTGAACGTACTAATGGCCAAGTGACTTTACAGTACGCACCTATCGATGACCTAGTGATTTCATTAGATTACACCATGACCGATGCCATAACAGGTAGAAACTCGATTGGATGGGGCATGTGGAATGACTATGGCGGAAACATTAACGCTTACGAGCTGGACGAAAATGGTACGGCTATTTTCACTGATATCAGTGGTAACGATGGCTCTTACACTGCCACACGTGCGACCACAGAAGTAAAAGAAAAATCAATTGGTTTAAATTTAGCATGGCAAGCCACTAATAACCTGAGCTTAACTTTAGATTATCATGATTCAACTAGTGAAACCGATAATGGCGCTGATGACGGCTTAGGCAGTGAGGGCTCATTAAATCTAGGGTCTGATCAACTCATCACTAAAACCTATGATTATCGTACTGGTGATGTCCCTAGTGCGCAGATCTTCTGGAAAAACGGCACCACAGAATTATCGCCGGGTGAAATAGATTCTCACTTTAGTCAATTTATTCATTCGCCTGGAAAGTCGGAGGTTGAACAGTTACAAATTGATGGTTCTTGGGACAATACCTTTGATATCCCGCTAGTATCTGTAGATTTTGGGATTGCTCGTACCGAACAAACTATGAGTGGCTCGAATGCATGGAGTGGGTTAATTGGCGGATTCTTGTTTAATCCAGCATGGCCTGAAATATTCCCTGACGGCATGTTTACGCGCAATAGTACCGATGATTTTTTAAGTGCAATCGATGGTGGTGGTGCTGATCTTACGCCTAATTATTATTACACCTTTGATTTTGATGAAGTCGTGGCTCGTTCTGAAGCCTTTTTGACCAATGATGTTTTAGGCGGTGATGATTATTTTGCTACTGATGCCTATCATCCAATGGGGACTTATTCTGAAAGTTCTGTGACTGAAGAGACCAGCAGTATTTATGTACAATCTTTATGGGAATTTGATTTAGCTGACTTTTTCGTGCAAATGAATGTAGGTGTACGCTACGAAGAAACCGACGTTACCAGCAGTGTACTACAGCAAGTACCCACATCAGTTTGGTGGAAAGGCGGCAGCGAATGGCATACTCAATATTTAGATGGTGATAGCAACTTCCTTGAGTTAGAAGGGGAACATGATGTGTTGTTACCTATGTTCGATTTCAAAATAGATTTAACTGACGATTTAGTCGGTAGATTTTCTTGGGGCAAAACCATTGCCCGTGCACCGCTTGGAAACTTAGCAGGTGGCAGGCAATTGTCAGGTAGCCCTAAAATTGGTTCTCGAAATGGCAGTGAAGGTAATACTAATTTACAGCCTTTTGAATCGACTAATTTAGACTTAAGTTTGGAATATTATTATGGCGAAGGTAGTTACGCCGCCATCGGTTATTTCAAAAAAGATGTGAAGAACTTTATTGGTAGTCAAATTGTTTCAACCACTATTGAAGGCTTTAATGATATATACAAAGGCCCAAGATGGTTGCAAGCCGAAGCTGATTTAGTAGCTGACGGTGTGCAAGCAACCAACGATGCTATCTTTGCACAGATGCAAGCCAATGGTGCTACTTTAAATGCGCAAGGGTACATTGAACCTGAAGCAGGTGACCCATTAATCGAATGGGACATTAGCCGTCCGTATAACAGCCCAGATACAAAAACAGTCGATGGGTTTGAGTTAGCGGTACAGCATTTGATTGGTGACACTGGGTTTGGTTTAGGTGCAAATGCTACTTTTGTTGATGGTGATGTTGAATTTGACGTGACTAGCCTAACGCAGCAAACTCCTCTGACTGGTTTAAGCGATTCTGCCAACTTCCAAGGATTTTACGAGAAACATGGTTTATCAGTGAAGGTAACTTACGCTTGGCGTGATGAGTACTTAATTGGTGTTGGACAAAACCAAGGTTCATCTGATAACCCTCCTCAATTCGCCAAAGCATTTGGCCAATGGGATGTGAGTGTTAACTACGACTTGAACGAAAACCTAACCGTGTTCTTTGATGGCATTAATCTTAACAATGAAACTGAAGAAGGGTATGGTCGTTATGAAGAGCAGTTCTTGTTTGCTCGTGAATATGGCCCTAGATACATAGTTGGTGCTAGATATAGTTTTAAATAG
- the proB gene encoding glutamate 5-kinase produces the protein MNKFNWKRIVIKVGSALIAPDKKGCSSHYLLNIAQFIVRCRTLGVEVVLVSSGSIAAGAHLFSGAKPTIAVKKAMAAAGQTEMMATWDRLFDFPTAQILLTHADLRNRDRYISVKDTIDTLLSHGILPILNENDTVTTDKLKVGDNDNLSAMLAAAADADSLIICSDVDGLFDKNPNIHDDAKILSEVNEITEEIYAMAGGVTSDVGTGGMKTKIEAAEKATSHGIDTYIVNGFSQHPFNMLLDGKNPGTIFRSYDVPMQEHVHWMTHTSKAQGEVVVENDFDAVLDADSEQLTSDEILSVEGDFLVGDTILVRKDDGTKLANAKSNYSSCLLSFFADRNNEQAGPAEYTSGPIISEKNVALLDESKGD, from the coding sequence ATGAATAAATTTAATTGGAAACGTATTGTTATTAAAGTGGGTAGTGCACTTATTGCTCCAGACAAAAAAGGCTGTAGTAGTCATTACTTGTTAAATATTGCGCAATTTATAGTGCGTTGCAGAACTTTAGGTGTAGAAGTTGTATTAGTATCTTCTGGTTCAATTGCTGCCGGTGCCCACCTGTTTTCTGGCGCAAAACCGACTATAGCGGTTAAAAAAGCCATGGCTGCTGCCGGACAAACAGAAATGATGGCAACTTGGGATCGATTGTTTGATTTTCCTACAGCACAAATTTTATTAACTCACGCCGACTTACGTAATCGCGATAGATATATTAGTGTGAAAGATACAATTGATACCTTATTGAGTCATGGCATTCTGCCTATTCTTAATGAGAACGATACAGTCACCACTGATAAATTAAAAGTGGGTGATAATGACAACTTATCAGCCATGTTGGCAGCTGCAGCTGATGCAGACTCTTTGATTATTTGTTCTGATGTTGATGGCCTTTTTGATAAAAATCCAAATATTCATGACGATGCGAAAATATTGTCTGAGGTAAATGAAATTACTGAAGAAATTTATGCCATGGCTGGTGGCGTCACGAGTGATGTCGGGACTGGTGGCATGAAAACCAAAATTGAAGCGGCAGAAAAAGCCACTTCACATGGTATAGATACATACATAGTAAATGGCTTTAGCCAGCATCCATTTAATATGTTACTGGATGGTAAAAACCCAGGTACTATTTTCCGTTCTTATGATGTGCCTATGCAAGAGCATGTACATTGGATGACACACACATCTAAGGCACAGGGCGAGGTTGTAGTCGAAAATGACTTTGATGCTGTTTTAGATGCTGATAGTGAACAACTGACTAGTGATGAAATTTTGTCTGTAGAAGGTGACTTTTTAGTAGGTGATACTATTTTAGTTCGAAAAGATGATGGCACTAAGTTAGCCAACGCTAAATCAAATTATAGTAGTTGTTTGTTGAGTTTCTTTGCTGATAGAAACAACGAACAGGCTGGCCCTGCAGAATACACTTCTGGACCCATTATCTCAGAAAAAAATGTCGCACTTTTAGACGAGTCAAAAGGTGATTAA
- a CDS encoding MarR family winged helix-turn-helix transcriptional regulator produces the protein MKKYEELLVSMRRIIRAIDLYSKKLSKESGLTSPQLIVMQEIAANDGIMVKQIAENINLSSATVTSILDRLEARNYVIRERSVQDKRKVGLHLTPTGQLAMQGAPTPLQEHFINRFEKLDDWEQTQLIATMQRIAKMMDAEDIDAAPLLEVGTIHMPPSATNS, from the coding sequence ATGAAAAAATATGAAGAATTATTGGTATCGATGCGACGTATTATTCGTGCCATTGATTTATACTCAAAAAAACTGAGTAAAGAAAGCGGCTTAACTAGCCCTCAATTGATAGTAATGCAAGAAATTGCCGCCAATGATGGCATTATGGTCAAACAAATAGCAGAAAATATAAACTTAAGCTCTGCCACAGTGACCAGTATTTTAGACCGCCTTGAAGCTCGTAATTACGTAATTAGAGAGCGTTCAGTACAAGATAAACGAAAAGTTGGCTTGCATTTAACCCCTACAGGCCAACTGGCAATGCAGGGAGCTCCTACTCCTTTGCAAGAACATTTTATTAATCGTTTTGAAAAATTAGATGACTGGGAACAAACACAACTTATTGCCACTATGCAACGAATCGCAAAAATGATGGATGCTGAAGATATTGACGCAGCTCCGTTGTTAGAAGTGGGAACGATACACATGCCACCTTCAGCGACCAACAGCTAA
- the putP gene encoding sodium/proline symporter PutP, producing MSYFSLGLYFLLMLAIGLFAYRRSTSDLSGYILGGRAVSPQVTALSAGASDMSGWMLMGLPGAMFVTGFETIFIAIGLVFGALVNYLCVAPRLRAYTSVANDSLTIPEFFAKRFDKPKSQIRIVSAVIIVLFFTLYTSAGLVAGGKLFESAFDLSYHLGLIITLGVVVSYTLLGGFLAVSMTDFVQGCIMFLALVLVPVVALQEFSNTEEMLGHAYQSIPTFSESMGNVTILALISSLAWGLGYFGQPHIIVRFMAIRSIKDVSTARNIGMTWMTVTILGALATGLVGVAYVNKFNLTLDDPETIFIVFSELLFNPLISGFLMAAILAAIMSTISSQLLVSASSLTEDIYRLYATKSISEKKTVMMGRFGVAGVALVALLLSLDSDNSILSLVSNAWAGFGAAFGPLVLFSLYKANLTYKAAIAGMIVGAVTVLLWIYLPVMINGKTLSSLMYEIVPGFLASSVTIWLVSYFDKSPSQAVISMFKETDSVIAQSKLP from the coding sequence ATGAGTTATTTCTCTTTAGGACTATATTTTTTGTTGATGTTGGCCATCGGCCTCTTCGCATACCGGCGTTCAACCAGTGACCTTTCTGGATATATTTTGGGCGGCAGAGCTGTAAGTCCACAGGTGACTGCATTGTCTGCAGGTGCCTCAGACATGAGTGGCTGGATGTTAATGGGGCTGCCAGGCGCTATGTTTGTCACAGGCTTTGAAACAATTTTTATTGCCATAGGTTTAGTCTTTGGCGCGTTAGTTAATTATTTATGTGTTGCTCCTCGATTAAGAGCTTATACATCAGTCGCTAATGACTCACTGACCATTCCTGAGTTTTTTGCCAAACGCTTCGATAAACCTAAAAGTCAGATACGTATAGTATCTGCAGTTATTATAGTTTTATTTTTTACCCTCTATACATCAGCAGGTTTAGTGGCTGGAGGAAAACTTTTCGAATCGGCTTTCGATCTTAGCTACCATTTAGGATTAATTATTACCCTTGGGGTTGTTGTGTCCTATACATTGTTAGGCGGATTTTTAGCCGTCAGTATGACTGACTTTGTGCAGGGGTGTATTATGTTCCTAGCACTTGTATTAGTTCCTGTGGTGGCATTGCAGGAGTTTTCTAATACTGAAGAAATGTTAGGCCACGCCTACCAATCAATTCCTACTTTTTCTGAATCTATGGGGAATGTGACTATCTTGGCTTTAATTTCGAGCTTAGCTTGGGGATTAGGGTATTTTGGTCAGCCCCATATCATCGTGCGTTTTATGGCTATTCGTTCTATCAAAGATGTCAGTACAGCTCGTAATATTGGTATGACTTGGATGACAGTGACTATTCTTGGTGCTCTAGCGACAGGTTTAGTTGGTGTGGCTTACGTAAATAAGTTCAATTTGACATTAGATGATCCCGAAACCATATTTATTGTGTTTTCAGAATTGTTGTTTAATCCACTGATTAGCGGTTTTTTAATGGCTGCCATTCTTGCTGCTATTATGAGTACAATTTCATCTCAGTTATTGGTATCTGCTAGTTCTCTAACTGAAGATATTTACCGCTTATATGCCACTAAATCAATCAGTGAAAAGAAAACAGTAATGATGGGGCGTTTTGGTGTTGCAGGTGTTGCGCTGGTTGCTTTGTTATTGTCCTTAGACAGTGATAATAGTATTTTATCTTTAGTCAGCAATGCATGGGCTGGTTTTGGTGCTGCATTTGGCCCATTAGTTTTGTTTAGTTTGTATAAAGCAAATTTAACTTATAAAGCGGCTATCGCAGGAATGATAGTTGGTGCCGTGACAGTCTTGCTGTGGATATATCTACCAGTCATGATTAATGGCAAAACACTTAGTAGTCTGATGTATGAAATTGTCCCTGGATTTTTGGCAAGTAGTGTCACCATTTGGCTTGTGTCTTACTTTGACAAATCTCCATCTCAGGCTGTGATATCTATGTTTAAAGAAACAGATAGTGTGATAGCGCAAAGTAAATTACCTTAA
- a CDS encoding LytTR family DNA-binding domain-containing protein has translation MNHNSITAIIVDDEPLAIEGLRLRLENIQDVKVIGEATDGDQAIKLCQTLQPDVLFLDLRLPGLNGLEVVQVLQADVMPMVVFVSAYSEYALDAFELNAIDYIMKPANLGRIQKTMDRVRERLTPKHRDSEKFRLLKALGETSGIAISELEEWLQSPSQPLPSNYRHELVIKNSDNEKVFVPVTDINWIDAAGDYMCIHTAAENFIVRITMKSLESELDSNMFCRIHKSTLVNIQSVKSIQPLRNNESMLDLGDQVKLKVSRNYSEAVTKIIQARQGEANTRT, from the coding sequence GCTTGCGCTTACGCTTAGAAAATATTCAAGATGTAAAAGTTATAGGCGAAGCCACTGATGGAGATCAAGCCATCAAGTTATGCCAAACCTTGCAGCCTGATGTGTTATTTCTTGATCTACGTTTACCTGGCCTGAATGGATTAGAAGTAGTACAAGTTTTACAAGCAGATGTGATGCCTATGGTGGTATTTGTCAGTGCTTACAGTGAGTATGCCCTTGATGCTTTTGAATTGAACGCCATCGATTACATTATGAAACCAGCTAATTTAGGTCGGATACAAAAAACGATGGACAGAGTTAGAGAAAGACTGACTCCAAAACACAGAGATAGTGAAAAGTTTAGGTTATTAAAAGCATTAGGTGAAACATCGGGCATAGCTATATCTGAGTTAGAAGAATGGTTACAAAGCCCCTCTCAACCTTTACCTTCAAATTATCGCCACGAATTAGTGATTAAAAATTCAGATAACGAAAAAGTATTTGTTCCCGTGACAGATATAAATTGGATCGATGCTGCAGGTGACTACATGTGTATTCATACTGCAGCTGAGAATTTTATTGTGCGTATCACAATGAAAAGCTTAGAAAGTGAATTAGACAGTAATATGTTTTGTCGTATACATAAGTCTACCTTGGTCAATATACAAAGTGTTAAAAGTATTCAACCTTTGAGGAATAACGAAAGTATGTTGGACTTAGGGGATCAAGTAAAACTTAAAGTCAGCCGCAATTATAGCGAAGCGGTGACCAAAATCATTCAAGCTAGGCAGGGAGAAGCTAATACCAGAACTTGA